In the Methanothermobacter sp. K4 genome, TTCTCAAGCAGCTCAATAAACCGCTGCCCAACCATCCCTGTTGCTCCAAGAACACCAACCTTAACCATAATACCACCTTATCATTTTATTCCAAGCACGTCCCCCATATCCATTATCTTTCCGGGTTCTGCGTGTTCAATGAACCTTACCGCCCTTATAACTCCACCTATAAATGCGTCCCTGCTGTGGGCCCTGTGAACTATTTCAAGGCGTTCACCATCACCTGCAAAGAGGACCATGTGGTCCCCAACTATGTCACCACCCCTCACAGCATGGACACCTATCTCATCACGGGTCCTCTCACCTGTAAGTCCGGACCTCCCATGCACCGCCACCTCATCGGGTTTCCTGGAGGTGGCCTCTGCGATAACCTCCAGTGCACGCACCGCTGTACCTGAAGGGGCGTCCTTTTTGTGTCTGTGGTGGGCCTCTATGATTTCAACGTCATAATCAGAGAGTACCGGCGCCAGGTCAGAGAGCACCTTGAAGAACACATTGACACCCACCGCCATGTTTGGTGAGATAACAGCCCTCACACCTGTCCTCTCAATAGATTCCCTGATGGTCTGCATCTGCTCATCTGAAAATCCTGTTGTTCCAACCACAAGGTTAACCCCTGCTTCAGTAGCTGTCTTTATGGTTTCAACAGCTGCCGGTGCCACTGTGAAGTCAACGAGGACATCAGG is a window encoding:
- the dapB gene encoding 4-hydroxy-tetrahydrodipicolinate reductase — translated: MIKVAVTGACGRMGSGIIKRVLEEDDMELVAAIEAPGTPLKGRDVGEFTATGEVGVRVSDASDLAETLRETEPDVLVDFTVAPAAVETIKTATEAGVNLVVGTTGFSDEQMQTIRESIERTGVRAVISPNMAVGVNVFFKVLSDLAPVLSDYDVEIIEAHHRHKKDAPSGTAVRALEVIAEATSRKPDEVAVHGRSGLTGERTRDEIGVHAVRGGDIVGDHMVLFAGDGERLEIVHRAHSRDAFIGGVIRAVRFIEHAEPGKIMDMGDVLGIK